One Lactobacillus sp. ESL0785 DNA window includes the following coding sequences:
- a CDS encoding MDR family MFS transporter produces MKKTNVSIVTLAIFMTTFMTAIEGTIVSTAMPTIVSDLNGLEIMNWVVSIFLFMTAVSTPLYGKLADSIGRKPVFLFGIALFVIGSALCGQAHNMLELILFRVIQGLGSGAVQPVAMTIIADLYTLKKRTKMLGLNSGFWGVASVIAPLLGGFIVQNLSWHWVFYINVPIGLVAFLLVIFFLHESKTKTSSKLDIKGTCWLIVLLLSLMYVLQELGSLNWLLTALLLLLIIVSAIAFYHVERNAEDPIMPLSMLKGKEFLAVNLITLFIAGVVIGFEFYIPTWMQGIKGTSATVAGFAVTPSSVMWVVGSFLIGGLLSRFGVKKTFFGMLTVLIVADCFLLIVPLHTPFWVFCLIATMNGFAFGAILTASQVRSQILVAPENVGVATSFNTLMRYLGQTMMVSIYGITFNTIVAQQLAKHPQLTQGMMNKIVSSVKAKELAANLVPQLRQVLFSALKGVYVVSMVAIVISLLINFSYQRRQKN; encoded by the coding sequence ATGAAAAAAACAAACGTATCCATTGTTACGCTTGCGATTTTTATGACAACTTTTATGACTGCGATTGAAGGAACAATTGTTTCAACAGCAATGCCAACCATTGTTTCTGACTTGAATGGGTTAGAAATTATGAACTGGGTTGTCTCAATTTTCTTATTTATGACAGCTGTATCAACTCCTTTATACGGAAAACTGGCGGACAGCATTGGCCGTAAGCCAGTTTTTTTATTTGGAATTGCGTTGTTCGTCATTGGATCGGCACTCTGTGGTCAGGCTCATAACATGCTAGAGTTAATTTTGTTCCGTGTGATTCAGGGACTTGGTTCTGGTGCTGTTCAGCCAGTAGCAATGACGATTATTGCTGATTTATATACGTTGAAAAAGCGAACTAAAATGCTGGGACTTAATTCTGGCTTTTGGGGTGTAGCCTCGGTTATTGCTCCACTTTTAGGTGGCTTTATCGTACAAAATTTGTCGTGGCACTGGGTCTTTTATATTAATGTCCCAATTGGTTTGGTTGCTTTTTTACTAGTGATCTTCTTTCTGCATGAATCAAAAACCAAAACAAGCAGTAAATTAGATATTAAGGGTACCTGTTGGTTAATAGTCTTATTGTTATCGCTCATGTATGTTTTGCAAGAATTAGGCTCATTAAATTGGCTATTAACAGCTTTACTATTGCTTTTAATTATTGTTAGTGCAATTGCCTTTTATCATGTTGAAAGGAACGCAGAAGACCCAATAATGCCTCTGTCAATGTTGAAAGGTAAGGAGTTCTTAGCTGTCAATTTGATTACTCTGTTTATTGCAGGAGTTGTAATTGGCTTTGAGTTTTACATTCCAACCTGGATGCAGGGAATTAAGGGCACTAGTGCAACAGTAGCTGGTTTTGCGGTTACGCCAAGCTCGGTAATGTGGGTTGTTGGTTCGTTCTTAATCGGTGGGTTACTAAGTCGTTTTGGTGTTAAAAAGACTTTCTTTGGGATGCTGACAGTTTTAATTGTGGCTGACTGCTTCTTATTAATTGTGCCACTGCATACACCATTTTGGGTTTTCTGTTTGATTGCGACAATGAATGGTTTTGCTTTTGGTGCGATTTTAACGGCATCACAAGTGCGTTCACAGATCTTGGTAGCACCAGAAAATGTTGGGGTTGCAACTTCATTTAATACTTTAATGCGTTATTTAGGACAGACAATGATGGTATCAATTTATGGGATTACTTTTAATACAATTGTTGCCCAGCAGCTTGCTAAACACCCACAGCTGACACAGGGAATGATGAATAAAATTGTTTCTTCGGTTAAAGCTAAAGAACTAGCTGCTAACTTAGTGCCGCAATTGCGTCAAGTTTTGTTTAGTGCATTGAAAGGTGTCTATGTTGTTTCAATGGTTGCAATTGTTATTTCACTATTGATTAACTTTAGTTATCAAAGACGTCAAAAAAATTAG
- the metK gene encoding methionine adenosyltransferase — translation MEKRLFTSESVSEGHPDKIADQISDAILDAIIAKDPTAHVACETIVTTGIVYVFGEISTSAYVDIQSIVRKTVLRIGYDKPELGFDGNNCAVLVDIDEQSPDIAEGVDHSLETREDNSDEDDLDQIGAGDQGLMFGFAIKETPELMPLPISLAHRLMQQVAQLRKDGTLPWLRPDSKAQVTVEYDEQDKPKRVDTVVISTQTDDQVTNEEIRQAMIELVIKKVIPAQYLDAQTKFLINPSGRFVIGGPKGDSGLTGRKIIVDTYGGYARHGGGAFSGKDPTKVDRSASYVARYVAKNIVATGLAYRCEVQLAYAIGVAHPVSVMIDTAGTGKVSDELLTKAVRAIFDLRPAGIIKMLDLQRPIYEQTAAYGHFGRTDIDLPWEKTDKVQVLRDFVNKNK, via the coding sequence ATGGAAAAACGTTTATTTACCTCAGAATCTGTTTCTGAAGGTCATCCGGATAAAATCGCTGATCAAATTTCTGATGCGATTTTAGATGCAATTATTGCTAAGGACCCAACGGCACATGTTGCTTGCGAAACGATTGTTACCACTGGTATTGTGTATGTTTTTGGTGAGATTTCAACTAGTGCTTATGTTGATATTCAGTCAATTGTCCGTAAAACTGTTTTACGAATTGGCTATGACAAGCCCGAACTTGGGTTTGATGGCAATAATTGCGCTGTTTTAGTTGATATTGATGAACAATCACCTGATATTGCTGAAGGTGTTGATCATTCTCTTGAAACAAGAGAAGACAATTCTGATGAGGATGATTTAGATCAAATTGGTGCTGGTGACCAAGGATTAATGTTTGGCTTTGCAATTAAGGAAACACCAGAATTAATGCCGCTACCAATTTCGCTAGCACATCGTTTAATGCAGCAAGTTGCGCAATTGCGTAAAGATGGGACGTTGCCTTGGTTGCGTCCAGATTCTAAAGCGCAAGTTACGGTCGAATATGATGAGCAAGATAAACCTAAGCGGGTTGACACAGTGGTTATTTCAACTCAGACTGATGATCAAGTAACTAATGAAGAAATTCGCCAAGCAATGATTGAATTAGTTATCAAAAAAGTCATTCCAGCTCAATATTTGGATGCTCAAACTAAGTTCTTGATTAATCCATCTGGGCGTTTTGTTATTGGTGGTCCTAAAGGTGATTCTGGCTTAACTGGGCGCAAGATTATTGTTGATACTTATGGTGGTTATGCGCGTCATGGTGGCGGCGCTTTTTCTGGTAAGGATCCGACAAAAGTTGATCGTAGTGCCAGTTATGTCGCACGTTATGTTGCCAAAAACATTGTAGCTACAGGTTTAGCTTACCGCTGTGAGGTTCAACTTGCCTATGCGATTGGGGTAGCTCATCCGGTATCAGTTATGATAGATACCGCGGGAACCGGCAAGGTTAGTGATGAGTTATTAACTAAAGCAGTTCGGGCAATTTTCGATTTGCGGCCGGCAGGTATTATCAAAATGCTTGATTTGCAACGGCCAATTTATGAGCAGACAGCTGCTTATGGTCATTTTGGACGCACAGATATTGATTTACCATGGGAAAAAACTGATAAAGTTCAAGTATTACGAGATTTTGTTAACAAAAATAAATAA